The Brassica oleracea var. oleracea cultivar TO1000 unplaced genomic scaffold, BOL UnpScaffold01967, whole genome shotgun sequence genome contains a region encoding:
- the LOC106321552 gene encoding uncharacterized protein LOC106321552 — protein MEICKTICTIEAIDTDWAWFYFGCDRHNKKVNKLANLIMKRIDKPKFHCEICNAIVTHVSPKFKLHVVVKDDTETCSLMLLGSVAKSIVGVKADDLWDGSYGEVVSIESGSEAISEMGTTSSTMSSGGVLLLDSSSSEDPKTPYSKRKEDDADLPDLTSTSKKLCTKVIKQEKAKTD, from the exons ATGGAGATTTGTAAAACCATATGCACAATTGAAGCAATAGACACTGATTGGGCATGGTTTTACTTTGGGTGTGACCGTCACAACAAAAAAGTCAATAAGCTCGCAAATCTGATTATGAAGAGAATTGACAAACCAAAGTTTCATTGTGAAATTTGTAATGCTATTGTGACTCATGTTTCCCCCAA GTTCAAACTCCATGTGGTCGTGAAAGATGACACAGAGACATGTAGTCTAATGTTACTAGGCTCTGTTGCAAAATCCATTGTTGGTGTGAAAGCTGATGATCTATGGGATGGTTCTTATGGagag GTTGTAAGCATTGAAAGTGGTTCTGAGGCAATTTCGGAAATGGGAACAACTTCTTCTACAATGTCATCTGGTGgt GTGTTGCTGTTGGATTCAAGTTCATCTGAAGATCCTAAAACTCCATATTCAAAACGCAAAGAAGATGATGCTGATCTACCGGACCTAACATCCACTTCCAAGAAACTATGCACCAAAGTGATCAAACAGGAAAAGGCGAAAACCGATTAA